CCCACTGCTGGATCATCTCGTTGACCTTCTTGCGCTGCAGGTTTTCCTGCGAGCCGCACAGGTTGCACGGGATGATCGGGAACGCCATGGCGCGCGCGTACGACGCGATGTCCTTCTCCGAGCAGTACGCCAGCGGCCGGATCACGATGTGCTGGCCGTCGTCGGTGGCCAGCTTGGGCGGCATGGCCTTCATCTTGCCGCCGAAGAACATGTTCAGGAAGAACGTGTTGACGATGTCGTCGCGGTGGTGGCCCAGCGCGATCTTGTTGGCGCCCAGTTCCTTGGCCGTGCGGTAGATCACGCCCCGGCGCAGCCGCGAGCAGAGCGAGCAGGTCGTCTTGCCCTCGGGCACCTTCTCCTTGACGATCGAATACGTGTCCGCCTCGACGATCACATATTCCACGCCCAGCGACTTCAGGTATTCGGGCAGGATGTGCTCGGGAAACCCGGGCTGCTTCTGGTCCAGGTTCATCGCGATCAGCTTGAACTGGATCGGCGCCCGCTTCTGCAGCGCCGTCAGCACCGACAGCATCGTGTACGAGTCCTTGCCGCCGCTCATGCAGACCATGACGGTGTCGCCGTCCTCGATCATGCCGAAGTCGCCGATGGCCTTGCCGGTCTGCGACTGCAGACGGGTTTCAAGCCGGTAGAAGTTAGCCGAGTGACTCATAAGACGTACCTGTGACGGGGCCGGCGCTGAACAATGGCCGGGCGCCCGAAAGAAATGCCGGGATGGACGGGGCGATATTCTACTAAACCGGCCCGTCCGCCGGGTTGTGCGTCCGCAGGCGCCGGTCCCGGCTGGCCGTCCTCAGCCCTGCTTGATGTGGAACACCTCTACGCCGACCGACTCGCAGTCCGGGTAGACGTCGGGCTTTTCCGTCGACACGCGCACCGCGCGCACCTTCGGATGCTGCAGCATGGCGCGCGCCACGTCGTCGCACAGCGTTTCCTGCAGGTGAATGTGGCCCTGCGCCATGCGGGCGGCCACGGTATTGCGCATGAAGTCGTAGTCGACCACTTCCTCCAGCCGGTCGGCCTGGGGAGTGGTCTCGGCCAGCGACACGAACAGGTCGATGTTCACCAGCACGCGCTGCTCGCCCTTCTTCTCGAATTCATGCACGCCGATGTTGATCTGCACTTCGAAGTTGCGCAGGAACATGCGGCGGCAGTCTTGCAGGCTGGGGTGGGAAAGGGCGGCAAAGGTCATGGCAGGGTCGATCGAGGTACGGCTCATTCGGTCAGGAACATCACGTCGCGGGCCAGCGGCATCAGGTGCTGGCCACCGTCGACGTACAGCGTGGTGCCGGTCACGGCGCGCGCGCCGGCCAGGTAGGCCACGGCGTGGGCGATGTCGTCCGGCGTGCTGGACTTGCCCAGCGGCGTCATCGCGTGGGCGCGCACGAAGCCCGGATCGGACTGGTCGCCCGACACCAGCGTGATGCCCGGCGCCACGCCCACCACGCGCAGCCGGGGCGCCAGCGCCTGGGCCAGCTGCACCGTGGCGGTCTGCAGCGCGGACTTCGACAGCGTGTACGACAGGAAGTCCGGATTCAGGTTGTTCAGCTTCTGGTCCAGCAGGTTGATCACCACGCCGCGCTGCTCGGTCTGGTTGCCGTCGGCGCCGAGCGCCTTGTGCATCTCGCGGGCCAGCAGCAGCGGCGCCGCCACGTTGGTGCGCATGTGGGTGTCGAGCGAGCCATACGAGAAGCTGGTCGCCACGTCGTACTGGAACAGCGACGCGTTGTTGACCAGGCACGTCGGCACGCCAATCTCTGCGGCGCACGCCGCGATCAGCCGGGCCGTGGCGGTCTCGTCGGCCAGGTCGGCCTGCAGCACGGCGGCCCGTCGGCCCAGCCCGCGGATCTGCGTGGCAAGCGCCTCGGCCTCGTCGCGCGATCGGTTGCAGTGGACGGCGACGTCCCAGCCCTGCATGGCGAGCTCCAGCGCGATGGCCCGGCCCAGCCGGCGCGCGGCGCCGGTCACCAGCGCCACGCCGCGCGAGGGGACGCCGGCGGCGCCCTGAGTATTCGAATCTGGCATTGCTACAATTCGCGGTATGCAGAAAGTCGCTAGTCTACCCCTTCCCTCCGCCGACGCGCTCGGTGCCTCGCAGGCCCTCTCCACCGTCATCGGCGACGCCATCGCGGCGGCCGGCGGCTGGATCGGCTTCGAACGCTACATGTCGCTGGCGCTCTACGCTCCGCGCCTGGGCTACTACAGCGGCGGCGCCGCGAAGTTCGGCCGGGGCGCCGACGACGGCAGCGACTTCATCACCGCCCCCGAACTCACGCCGTTCTTCGCCCGCACGCTGGCTCGGCAGTTTGCGCCGCTGATCGGCCAGGCGCTGCCGCATGTGATGGAATTTGGCGCCGGCACGGGCCGGCTGGCGGCGGACCTGCTGCTGGCGCTGGAAGCCGAAGGCGCGCTGCCCGATACCTACCGCATCGTCGAGCTGTCCGGCGAACTGCGCGCGCGCCAGCAGGACACGCTGGCTCGCCGGGCGCCGCACCTGGCCGCCCGCGTGCAGTGGCTCGACGCGCTGCCGGACGCCTTCGAGGGCGTCATCGTCGGCAACGAGGTGCTCGACGCCATGCCGGTGCGGCTGTTCGCCCGCATCGGCGGCCGCTGGCACGAACGCGGCGTGGTGCGCCAGGGCGACACCTTCGCGTTCCAGGACCGCCTGCTGGCCGACGCCGCGATACCGGCCCGGCTGGCCGCCATCGAAGGCGACCACGACGTGGTCACCGAGACCCACGACGAGGCCGAAGGCTTCGCGCGCGCGGTCGGCGCCCTGCTAACGCGTGGCGCGGCGTTCTTCATCGACTATGGCTTTCCGGCGTCGGAGTACTACCACCCGCAGCGCGTGGGCGGCACGCTGATGTGCCACTACCGCCATCACGCCCACCCGGACCCGTTCCTGTACCCCGGGCTGCAGGACATCACGGCCCACGTGAATTTCACCGGCATCGCCGAGGCGGCATCGGACGCCGGCCTGACCGTCGCCGGCTTTGCCTCGCAGGCCCGATTCCTGATGAACGCCGGCATCACCGACCTGATGATGTCGCTCGACCCATCGGACGCCGCCAGCTTCCTGCCGCAGGCCAACGCCGTGCAGAAGCTGCTCAGCGAGGCCGAGATGGGCGAGCTGTTCAAGGTCATCGCGCTGACGCGCGGCATCGACGACGCGCTGCCACTGGCCGGCTTCTCGCGCGGCGACCGCAGCTACGCACTCTGACCGGGGTCCCCATCATGATGCGCTGGACCCTGACCATCTTCCTCTGCGTGATCATCCTGTCGGCCGCGCTGCCCTGGCTCCAGAAACTCGGCCTGGGCCGCCTGCCCGGCGACGTCCGCTTCCGCGTATTCGGCCGGGAATACGTACTGCCATTCGCGTCGACGATCCTGCTGTCGCTGGTGGCCCTGGTGATTGGGAAGCTGCTGTAGCGGGGGGTGTTTTCGCTTCGCTCTGCCGCCTCGCGGGACAGGGGTTGGGGGTGAGGGCCGGCCGTGAAATCGCCGCACGCCCCGCTTTGCTCCCCTCTCCCGCATCGCGGGAGAGGGGTTGGGGGAGAGGGCGTTGAGGGTCTGCTTGCCGACCACATCGCATGTTGGACCGCTGGCCCTCACCCCCGGCCCCTCTCCCGCAGGCGGGAGAGGGGAGAAAACACAAAACAATTCCTACCCCGCCACCCCCAGCCTTTCCGCCACTGCCGCGATGCGGGCCTTGTGGACTTGTTCCTTGATCTGGTCCACGCGGTCGGCGCATGCCTTGGCGATGGCGCCGGCGTCGACCGATGCGGCGGCGTCGCGGGCGGTCATCAGGCGGTCCGCCTGCGGATAGTCGCGGTCCTCGAAGCCCAGCCGGCCGCGGGCGTCGGCCTCGCAGGCGCGCAGGGCCTCGGCGAAGCGGTCTGGCTTGCGCAGCGCGTCGCAGCGCTCCACCAGCCGCGTCAGCGCAGCGGCGCCGAACTCGCCCGAGCGGTGGATGTTGCCGTGCTCGCGCGCCACCAGCACCCCCAGTTCCCGGCAGTCGTTCGGTACGCGCAGCCGCCGGCAGACGTCCTCCAGCAGTGCGACGCTGCGCTGCTCGTGGCCGATATGGCGCGGCAGCACATCCTGGGGCGTGGTGCCCTTGCCCAGGTCATGGGTCAGCGCGGCGAACCGCACCGGCAGCGAGAAGCCGCGCCGGGCGGCGTAGTCCAGCACCATCATCACGTGCACGCCGGTATCGACCTCGGGATGGTAGTCGGCCCGCTGCGGCACGCCCCACAGCCGGTCCAGCTCGGGCATCAGCCGCGCCAGCGCGCCGCAGTCGCGCAACACGTCGAACATGCGCGACGGCCGATCCTCCATCAGCCCGCGCGCCAGTTCCTGCCAGACGCGCTCGGGCACCAGCGCGTCGACCTCGCCCAGTTCCACCATCCGGCGCATCAGCGCGACGGTCTCCGGGGCCACCGTGAAGTCGTGGAAGCGCGCCGCAAACCGCGCCGCGCGCAGAATGCGCACCGGGTCTTCGGCAAAGGCGTCCGACACATGGCGGAACACCCGCGCCTGCAGGTCCTGCCGGCCGTTGAACGGGTCGATGATCTCGCCGACTAGGTTGTCATGCGCGTCCACGGCCTGCGCCATCGCGTTGATGGTCAGGTCGCGGCGCGCCAGATCGTCCTCCAGCGTCACGTCGGGGCCGGTATGGAACGCAAACCCCTTGTAGCCGACCGCCGTCTTGCGCTCGGTCCGCGCCAGCGCGTATTCGGCGCGCGTCTGCGGATGCAGGAACACCGGGAAGTCCTTGCCCACCGGCTTGTAGCCGGCCGCCTCCATCTCGGCCGGCGTGGCGCCGACCACCACGTAGTCGCGGTCCTGGCTGGGCTTGCCCAGCAGCTGGTCGCGGATGGCCCCGCCGACGGCATACACCTGCATGGTCATCCCGTGACGATGATCGCGTCGGGCCGCTCGGGGCGCAGGCGGTACGGTTCGTCGGCCGGCACGAAATCGCGTTCCTCGCGCGCGGCGGCCACCCATTCCTGCAGCGCGGGCAGCGCCAGGATGAAATCGGCGTATGCCTTGGCCGCTTCGGGCAGGTGCACGCCGTACGTGGCAAAGCGGCTCACCACGGGCGCGTAGAACGCGTCGGCCACCGTGAAGGTGCCGAACAGGAACGGCCCCTTGGCGCCGTGGCGCGCGCGCAGGTCGGTCCAGATGGTGGCGATGCGGTCGATGTCCTGCTGGACGGCCACGTTCCAGCCCAGGCCCGGCAGCACGGCGGTCACGTTCATCGGCATCTGGTTGCGCAGGTTGAAGAAGCCCGAATGCATCTCGGCGCAGATCGAGCGGGCCACGGCGCGGTCGGCCGCGTCGGCCGGCCAGAGCTGAAGCTGCGGAAAGCGCTCGGCCACGTATTCCGAGATCGACAGCGAATCCCAGACGGTCAGGTCGCCGTCGACCAGCGCCGGCACTTTGCCGGCCGGCGAGTAGCGCGCGATTTCCTCGTTGAACGCCTTCGTGAACAGGCGCAGCGGGATTTCCTCGAAGTCGATGCCGGCCTGGCGCAGCAGCAGCCAGGGACGGAGCGACCAGGACGAGTAGTTCTTGTTGCCGATGACGAGCTTCATCGCGGATTCCTTGGGGGCGGACGGGGAGGGGGCGGGCACCGGCGCGCGGCCTGGCACCCTGGACCAGACATTCTATCGACGCGCCGGACGGTCTCCAAACGAATTAGGCTCGCAAGCCTGTGAGCCGCAGTCACATCGGCGGCGGTCCGGCCGGCCGTCAGCGGTGGACGCTGCCGCGCATCGACTGCAGGAACGTGTCGCGGTTGCGGCCCGCCAGCACGTCGGTCATCACCGCTTCCAGGCTCACCGGCTGCACGCCAAGTTCCGCCGCCATCGGCTGGCCGAGCACGTTGTCCAGCCGCATCGAGTCCAGGTTGTCGCGCGACAGCACCGTGCCGCCGGGCATGTGTTCCAGCACCGCCGCCTGCATGCGCGCCAGCGCGTCGGGCAGCGCGATGATCGGGCGCGGATGGCCCGACGCGCGGCCGGCAAACTTGACCAGTTCCTCCAGCGTGTACACCTGCGGGCCGCCCAGCTCGTAGGTCTGCCCGATCGTCGCGCCGTTGGCCATGGCGTTGACGAACGCCTGCACCACGTCCATCACGAACACGGGCTGGAAGCGCGCGTGGGCGCAGGCCAGCGGCACCACCGGCGCCACGTGCTGCAACTGGGCGAACAGGTTCAGGAAATGGTCGTCGGGGCCGAACACGACGGACGGGCGGAAGATCGTCCAGTCCAGCCCGCTCTCGCGCACGATGCGCTCGCCCTCGCCCTTGCTGCGCAGGTACATCGACGGGCCTTCGGGGGCCGCGCCCAGTGCGCTCATATGGATCAGCCGCCGGACGCCGGTGCGGTTGCACGATTCGACGATCTGGCGCGGCAGGTCGACGTGCGCGGCCGCGAACTGCGGGCCGTAGGGGTCGCCACGGTCGCCGTGCAGGATGCCGACGAGGTTGACCACGATTCCATCGACCCCGAGCGGCCCGATCGCATCGTCCAGCGACGCCGCATCCGCCAGCCCCAGCTCGGCCACCTCCACGCGAGGCAGCAGCAGCAGGTGCTGGGCGTGCTCCACGCTGCGCGACCCGACGACGATGCGGTCGGGCGCGATGGGACTGTCGGGATTGGCCGCCGGATCAAGCGGCGCGCCGGACGCGGACGCCGCGCCGGCCAGGCGGGATACGAGGTGGCTGCCGATGAAGCCGGCGCCCCCGATGACTAGAACGTTGCTGGTCTTCATACATGGGCTCCGATAATCGCGTGTCGGTCACGGGACGCTGCATCCGTTGCGCGCGTCCCGGACCGCGGAGCCCGCCGCCTGCCGGCGGCGCCGGTCAGGGCAGGCTGGTCGTGGTGACCGTGGACGGCGCGACCACCCCCAGGCGATCCTTCAGCGACTGGGGCCGGCCACTCATCAATGCAGCATAGTACGTGGCGTTGGAAAGCACATTCTTGACATAGTTGCGCGTTTCCGTGAACGGGATCGTCTCTGCAAAGATCGCGCCTTCCACGGGCCGCATCAGGCTCGAACGCCACGCCTTCGGGCGTCCCGGGCCGGCGTTGTACCCGGCGGATGCCAGCGTCCATGAACTGTCTAGGTCCGTCAGCACCATGCTCATGTAATTTGTACCAAGCATGATGTTGACGGTCGGGTCGCTCATCATCGACGGCGAGAAGTCCGTCATGCCGATCTTCCGGGCCACGTACTTGGCCGTGGCGGGCATGACCTGCATCAGCCCGTGCGCCCCGGCCGACGACCGCGCGTTCATGATGAAGCGCGATTCCTGGCGGATCAGCCCGTACGCCCAGGCCATGTCCAGCCCCACGTCGTCGGTGGCGCGCTGCATGATGTCCCGGTACGGCATGGGAAAGCGCTGGGCGAAGTCGTGCTCCACCTTGGTGCGGTCCGACGTGTTGACGGTACGGTCCAGCAGCTCGATCTTGCGCGCGTACTCGGCCGCGGCCAGCAGCTCGCGGTCGGTCATGCCGCGCAACTCCCAGTTCCACTCGCGGTTGCCCTCGAAGCGCAGGTTCATGTCGTAGAACTTCTGCGCGCGCTGGAAGCCCGGCCGGGTGCGCATGGCCATGGCCTCGGCGTCGCTGACCGTGGTGCGGGCCGGCAGCGAGATCCGGTTGCCCAGTTCCTCGCTGGCAAGCTGGCCGTAGAAGTTGAACTGGCCGGCGATCGACTGGAACTGCGTCTGCGCGTCCTGCGTGCGGCCCTCGGCCTTCAGCGCGCGGGCGTACCAGTACGTCCACGCCGCGTCCTTGGCGCGCAGCTCGGGGCGCATCAGCTCCACCGACTGCCGCACCTGCTTCCAGTCGCCCTGGCGCAGCGCCGCGCGCACGCGCCACTCCTGCGTTTCGTCGGACAACCACTGGTTGCCGCCCAGGTCCATTTGGCGGCGGTAGTACTGCGCCGCTTCCGGCATCAGCTTCTTGGCGGCGAACTGGCCCACCACGCCCCACGCCGCGCCCTGCTCGTCGCGCGACAGCGTGCCGACGATGGTGCCCAGGTAGGCCGACGCCTGCGCCGGATCGTTGCGCGCCATCTTGACGACGGTTGCCAGCGGGTCGCTGTCCACGCGCGCGTCGGGCACGGCGGCGGCGATCTTGGCGGCCAGCGTCGTGTAGTTCTGCTCCAGCGCCTGGCGTGCCTGGAACGCCACATCGCTGCGCTGGATCTGCTGGCTCTGCAGCAGGTAGGTCACCAGGTCCACGCAGCCGTCGCCGTAGTAGCGCGGATCGACCAGCACCGCGCGCGCCTCGGCGGCCACGTTCTGGCCCTTGAGCGCCTTGGACAGCAGCGCGTAGCACTCCACCTGCGTGTCGTCCTTGAGCACGAACTGCGGATACTGGATGTCGAAGTTGGCCCAGTCGCGCTTCTTGCCCAGCACCAGCAGCCAGTCATTGCGCATGCGGTCGGCAATGGCCTCGCCCTGGTAGCGCTGCAGGAACGCGGCCACCTCGGCGTCCGGGGCGTCGATACGCGCCTGGCCGCCCGTGTCGAACATCTGCGGCTTGATGCGGAAGTATTCGACGTACGACGGAATCGGGTAGTCGACCAGCGTGGCCGAGATGGCGGCGGCGCGGTCGGGATCGTTCTTGCGGGCGGCCTCGCGCAGCGCCACGAAGGCGTCGTCGGGATTCGACGGAATCACGGTCGAGGCAGCAGGCTGCTGCGGAGCCGGACGCACCGGCGCCGGCTTCTTCTGGGCAAACGCCGGCGTCGCCAGCAACGCGCCCGCGAACGCGAGCCAGGCAATGCGGCCCGCGCGGCGCAGATATACTCCCTTCGGCATGCTTTGCTTATCCCTCATGTGGTCGCGCGTGCCCATCCTCAAGCCGGGCACGCCGCGTTCGTTTGTCTCAGATGTCTGATCGCCGGCCATTATTGCACGCCATGCCCCCGACCCAAGCCCCGGACAACGGCCCGGACGCCCGCCAATTCCCCGCCGACACCGACCGCCGCACCCTGCGGCGCGACCTGCTGGCGCTGCGCGCCGCGCTGCCCGACCGCGCCGCCTGCGACGCCGGCATCGACCAGGCCCTTGGCCCCCTGCTGGAACGTCTGGGCGTGCGCCGGATCGGGTTCTACTGGCCGATCCAGCAGGAATTCGACGCCCGCGCCACGGTGACCCGCTGGCTCGCCGGCCTGCCCGGCCGCACTGCCGCACTGCCCGTGGTCTCGGCCCCCGGCACCCCGCTCGACTTCCACGCCTGGACGCCGGACACGCCGATGCGCGCCGGCCACTACGGCATTCCGGTACCCGACGGCACCGACGCCGTGACGCCCGACGCGCTGCTCATTCCCTGTGTCGGTTTCAGCGCCGACAAGTTCCGCCTGGGCTACGGCGGCGGCTTCTACGACCGCACGCTGGCCGCGCTGGCCGCCCAGGGCGCCACGCCGGTGGCCATCGGCATCGGCTACGAAGCGTGCCGCATCCCGCTGGCTGCGCAGGCGCACGACCTGCCGATGGACTGGGTGGTGACGGAACGGGGGGTTTGGTAGGGGGGCCAGCCGACTGACGCCGCTGGCTGGCGCCCCTCTCCCGCGACGTGGGATAGGGGCTGGGGGTGAGGGCGTCGAGGATCTGCCTGCCGACAGGTGGCAGTTTGAAGCGCCATGCCCTCACCCCCGACCCCTCTCGCGCGCGCGGGAGAGGGGAGAAAACCGGGGGCCTGGGCCCAGCCCTTACAACTTCAGCCGCTGCCAGATTGCCTTGGTGGCGGCGGCCGTGTTCAGCGTGTAGAAGTGCAGCCCCGGCACGCCGGCGGCCAGCAGGCGTTCGCACAGCGCGGTGACCACGTCCAGGCCGAAGGCGCGGATCGATTCCTTATCGTCGCCGAACGATTCGAGCTTCTTGGCCACCCAGCGGGGCACTTCGGCGCCGCACATTTCCGAGAACCGCATCAGTTGCGAATAGTTCGTGATCGGCATGATGCCGGGCACGATCGGCACGTCCACGCCCACGGCGCGGGCGTCGTCGACAAACCGGAAGTAGGCGTCGGCGTTGAAGAAGTACTGCGTGATCGCCGAGTTGGCGCCGGCCTTGACCTTGCGGGCGAAGTTGTCCAGGTCGTGGCGCGGCGAGCGGGCCTGCGGGTGGTATTCGGGGTACGCCGCCACCTCGATATGGAACCAGTCGCCGGTCTCGGCGCGGATGAATTCCACCAGCTCGTTGGCGTAGCGGAACTCGCCGATCTCGCCCATGCCCGACGGCATGTCGCCGCGCAGCGCCACGATGTGGCGGATGCCGCCCTGGCGGTAGGCGTCCAGGATGGCGCGGATGTTCTCGCGCGTGGAGCCCACGCACGACAGGTGCGGCGCGGCCTCGATGCCCTCGCGCTGGATCTCCAGCACGGCGTCCAGCGTGCCCTGCTGCGTGGTGCCGCCGGCGCCGAACGTCACCGAGATGTACTTGGGCTGCAGCGGCGCCAGCTGGGCGCGCGTATTGCGCAGTTTCTCCGCGCCCTCCGCCGTCTTGGGCGGGAAGAATTCGAAGCTGTAGTAGCGGTCAGTCATGGTTGGCACGCCGCGCGGGCGGCGCCCCTTTTGGATACGGTCGCGCTTCAGTCCCGGTCCCCGAGCAGCACGCTCGCGAGGATGGTGGAAATCACGCTATAGAGAATCGAGCCCAGCAGCGCGGAGCCGAACCCCTGGACGACAAACCCCTGCAGCAGGTTGCCGACGAACAGGAACAGCAGCGCGTTGATGATGAAGATGAACAGCCCCAGCGTCAGCAGCGTGACCGGCAGCGTCAGGATGACCAGGATCGGCCGGATCAGCGTGTTGACGAGGCCCAGCACCAGCGCGGCAACCATCGCCGAGCCAAAGCCGCCGAGTTCGATGCCGCTGAGCAGGTAGCTCACGAGGAACAGCGAGGCGGCGTTGATGATCCAGACAGCCAACAGTCTCATTGCGACTCCTTTGTTCTTGGGATGGAGGACACCGGCGGGGAGCGGCCAGGCGCCCCTCCCCGCCCCCGCTCCCGACGCGCGGGAGACGGGTGCAAACCGCGGGGCCAGCCCCGGCGATCAGTAGCGGTAGTGGTCGGCCTTGTACGGGCCTTCCTTCTTCACGCCGATGTAGGCGGCCTGCTGCTCGGTCAGCTCGGTCAGTTGCGCGTTCAGCTTCTTCAGCTGCAGGCGCGCCACCTTCTCGTCCAGGTGCTTGGGCAGCGTGTAGACGCCCACCGGGTACTTGTTGCTGTCGCGCTCGGCCCACAGTTCGATCTGGGCGATGGTCTGGTTGGCGAACGAGCTGCTCATCACGTACGACGGGTGGCCCGTGGCGCAGCCCAGGTTCACCAGGCGGCCCTTGGCCAGGATGATGATCTTCTTGCCGTCCGGGAACTTCACGTGGTCCACCTGCGGCTTGATCTCGTCCCACTCGTACTTCTCGATGGAGGCGATGTCGATCTCGTTGTCGAAGTGGCCGATGTTGCAGACGATGGCCTGGTCCTTCATCCTGGCCATGTGGTCGTGCGTGATCACGTGGTAGTTGCCGGTGCAGGTCACGAAGATGTCGCCGTGCTCGGCGGCGTAGTCCATCGTCACCACGCGGTAGCCTTCCATGGCGGCCTGCAGCGCGCAGATCGGGTCGATCTCGGTCACCCAGACCTGGGCCGACAGCGCGCGCAGGGCCTGGGCGCTGCCCTTGCCCACGTCGCCGTAGCCGGCCACGACGGCGATCTTGCCGGCGATCATCACGTCGGTGGCGCGCTTGATGCCGTCCACCAGCGATTCGCGGCAGCCGTACAGGTTGTCGAACTTGCTCTTGGTCACCGAGTCGTTGACGTTGATGGCCGGGAACTTCAGTTCGCCGCGCTGGGCCATCTGGTACAGGCGGTGCACGCCCGTGGTGGTTTCCTCGGTCACGCCGCGGATGGCGGCCAGGTTGCGGCTGTACCACGCGCCGTCCTTGGCCAGCTTTTCCTTGATCGCGGCGAACAGGTAGGTTTCTTCCTCGCTGGTCGGCTTGGCGATGACCGAGGCGTCCTTCTCGGCGCGGGCGCCCAGGTGCAGCAGCAGCGTGGCGTCGCCGCCGTCGTCCAGGATCATGTTCGGCGTGCCGCCGTCGGCCCAGTCGAAGATGCGGTGCGTGAAGTCCCAGTATTCCTTGAGCGACTCGCCCTTGAACGCGAACACCGGCGTGCCCGACGCGGCAATGGCGGCGGCGGCGTGGTCCTGGGTCGAGAAGATGTTGCACGACGCCCAGCGCACGTCGGCGCCCAGCGCCTGGAGCGTCTCGATCAGCACGGCGGTCTGGATGGTCATGTGCAGCGAACCGGCG
This sequence is a window from Cupriavidus pauculus. Protein-coding genes within it:
- a CDS encoding 5-formyltetrahydrofolate cyclo-ligase, whose product is MPPTQAPDNGPDARQFPADTDRRTLRRDLLALRAALPDRAACDAGIDQALGPLLERLGVRRIGFYWPIQQEFDARATVTRWLAGLPGRTAALPVVSAPGTPLDFHAWTPDTPMRAGHYGIPVPDGTDAVTPDALLIPCVGFSADKFRLGYGGGFYDRTLAALAAQGATPVAIGIGYEACRIPLAAQAHDLPMDWVVTERGVW
- a CDS encoding lytic transglycosylase domain-containing protein gives rise to the protein MPKGVYLRRAGRIAWLAFAGALLATPAFAQKKPAPVRPAPQQPAASTVIPSNPDDAFVALREAARKNDPDRAAAISATLVDYPIPSYVEYFRIKPQMFDTGGQARIDAPDAEVAAFLQRYQGEAIADRMRNDWLLVLGKKRDWANFDIQYPQFVLKDDTQVECYALLSKALKGQNVAAEARAVLVDPRYYGDGCVDLVTYLLQSQQIQRSDVAFQARQALEQNYTTLAAKIAAAVPDARVDSDPLATVVKMARNDPAQASAYLGTIVGTLSRDEQGAAWGVVGQFAAKKLMPEAAQYYRRQMDLGGNQWLSDETQEWRVRAALRQGDWKQVRQSVELMRPELRAKDAAWTYWYARALKAEGRTQDAQTQFQSIAGQFNFYGQLASEELGNRISLPARTTVSDAEAMAMRTRPGFQRAQKFYDMNLRFEGNREWNWELRGMTDRELLAAAEYARKIELLDRTVNTSDRTKVEHDFAQRFPMPYRDIMQRATDDVGLDMAWAYGLIRQESRFIMNARSSAGAHGLMQVMPATAKYVARKIGMTDFSPSMMSDPTVNIMLGTNYMSMVLTDLDSSWTLASAGYNAGPGRPKAWRSSLMRPVEGAIFAETIPFTETRNYVKNVLSNATYYAALMSGRPQSLKDRLGVVAPSTVTTTSLP
- a CDS encoding dihydroneopterin aldolase, producing the protein MTFAALSHPSLQDCRRMFLRNFEVQINIGVHEFEKKGEQRVLVNIDLFVSLAETTPQADRLEEVVDYDFMRNTVAARMAQGHIHLQETLCDDVARAMLQHPKVRAVRVSTEKPDVYPDCESVGVEVFHIKQG
- a CDS encoding complex I NDUFA9 subunit family protein, producing MKTSNVLVIGGAGFIGSHLVSRLAGAASASGAPLDPAANPDSPIAPDRIVVGSRSVEHAQHLLLLPRVEVAELGLADAASLDDAIGPLGVDGIVVNLVGILHGDRGDPYGPQFAAAHVDLPRQIVESCNRTGVRRLIHMSALGAAPEGPSMYLRSKGEGERIVRESGLDWTIFRPSVVFGPDDHFLNLFAQLQHVAPVVPLACAHARFQPVFVMDVVQAFVNAMANGATIGQTYELGGPQVYTLEELVKFAGRASGHPRPIIALPDALARMQAAVLEHMPGGTVLSRDNLDSMRLDNVLGQPMAAELGVQPVSLEAVMTDVLAGRNRDTFLQSMRGSVHR
- a CDS encoding glutathione S-transferase family protein, translated to MKLVIGNKNYSSWSLRPWLLLRQAGIDFEEIPLRLFTKAFNEEIARYSPAGKVPALVDGDLTVWDSLSISEYVAERFPQLQLWPADAADRAVARSICAEMHSGFFNLRNQMPMNVTAVLPGLGWNVAVQQDIDRIATIWTDLRARHGAKGPFLFGTFTVADAFYAPVVSRFATYGVHLPEAAKAYADFILALPALQEWVAAAREERDFVPADEPYRLRPERPDAIIVTG
- a CDS encoding class I SAM-dependent methyltransferase; the encoded protein is MQKVASLPLPSADALGASQALSTVIGDAIAAAGGWIGFERYMSLALYAPRLGYYSGGAAKFGRGADDGSDFITAPELTPFFARTLARQFAPLIGQALPHVMEFGAGTGRLAADLLLALEAEGALPDTYRIVELSGELRARQQDTLARRAPHLAARVQWLDALPDAFEGVIVGNEVLDAMPVRLFARIGGRWHERGVVRQGDTFAFQDRLLADAAIPARLAAIEGDHDVVTETHDEAEGFARAVGALLTRGAAFFIDYGFPASEYYHPQRVGGTLMCHYRHHAHPDPFLYPGLQDITAHVNFTGIAEAASDAGLTVAGFASQARFLMNAGITDLMMSLDPSDAASFLPQANAVQKLLSEAEMGELFKVIALTRGIDDALPLAGFSRGDRSYAL
- the ttcA gene encoding tRNA 2-thiocytidine(32) synthetase TtcA, whose protein sequence is MSHSANFYRLETRLQSQTGKAIGDFGMIEDGDTVMVCMSGGKDSYTMLSVLTALQKRAPIQFKLIAMNLDQKQPGFPEHILPEYLKSLGVEYVIVEADTYSIVKEKVPEGKTTCSLCSRLRRGVIYRTAKELGANKIALGHHRDDIVNTFFLNMFFGGKMKAMPPKLATDDGQHIVIRPLAYCSEKDIASYARAMAFPIIPCNLCGSQENLQRKKVNEMIQQWEREHPGRIDNIFSALRNVVPSHLADTDLFPFTGLATGLAKVDEASLFGETTYSQQALQFTGNVEPNRMEFVRFDRIGKDKAEERPTAA
- a CDS encoding SDR family oxidoreductase, which encodes MPDSNTQGAAGVPSRGVALVTGAARRLGRAIALELAMQGWDVAVHCNRSRDEAEALATQIRGLGRRAAVLQADLADETATARLIAACAAEIGVPTCLVNNASLFQYDVATSFSYGSLDTHMRTNVAAPLLLAREMHKALGADGNQTEQRGVVINLLDQKLNNLNPDFLSYTLSKSALQTATVQLAQALAPRLRVVGVAPGITLVSGDQSDPGFVRAHAMTPLGKSSTPDDIAHAVAYLAGARAVTGTTLYVDGGQHLMPLARDVMFLTE
- a CDS encoding multifunctional CCA addition/repair protein, with protein sequence MQVYAVGGAIRDQLLGKPSQDRDYVVVGATPAEMEAAGYKPVGKDFPVFLHPQTRAEYALARTERKTAVGYKGFAFHTGPDVTLEDDLARRDLTINAMAQAVDAHDNLVGEIIDPFNGRQDLQARVFRHVSDAFAEDPVRILRAARFAARFHDFTVAPETVALMRRMVELGEVDALVPERVWQELARGLMEDRPSRMFDVLRDCGALARLMPELDRLWGVPQRADYHPEVDTGVHVMMVLDYAARRGFSLPVRFAALTHDLGKGTTPQDVLPRHIGHEQRSVALLEDVCRRLRVPNDCRELGVLVAREHGNIHRSGEFGAAALTRLVERCDALRKPDRFAEALRACEADARGRLGFEDRDYPQADRLMTARDAAASVDAGAIAKACADRVDQIKEQVHKARIAAVAERLGVAG
- a CDS encoding DUF2905 domain-containing protein, whose translation is MMRWTLTIFLCVIILSAALPWLQKLGLGRLPGDVRFRVFGREYVLPFASTILLSLVALVIGKLL